The DNA region TGCCGGGCAGGCGGGCCAGTCGCGCGACCTCGCCATAGTTCAGCACGCAGCCTTCCGGGATCCCGGCCACAACCTCCCAGATGCGCTGGTAGCGATCCTCGTCGGAGAGCTCAGTCTTTTTCTTCGGATCGCTCACGGGCTGTCTCCAGCATCGCCGAAACGATGCCATTGAGAATGTTGAGTTCGTTTTCGTCGGGGCGGGCACGCAGGTAGAGACGGCGCAGGCGCTGCATCAGGCGTCGGGGCTGGGCGGGATTGAGAAAATCGATCTCACGCAGTGCCACCTCCAGGCGTTCAAAAAAGAATTCCAGCCGCTCCGGCGGCTGCGGCTCCCAGTCCGGCGGCACGGTCTCGCCGGGGCCACCGCCAATGGCGGCCAGGTGCAGCTCGTAGGCCAGGATCTGTACCGCCTGGGCCAGATTGAGCGAGGAATACTGCTCGGAGGTCGGGATATTGACCAGCCAGTTGCAGTGGCGAACTTCTTCGTTGTTCAGCCCGCTTTTCTCGCGCCCGAACACCAGCGCCACCTCGTGCGACCCGGCCTCGGCCACTACCCGCTCGGCCGCCGCACGTGGATCGAGCAGGGGCTGGGGCAAGGAACGCAGTCGGGCGGTGGTGCCCAGCACCAGGCCGCAACCGGCGATCGCGTCCATGAAATCATCCACGACCAGCGCTCGGGCCAGCACATCGTCGGCGCTGGAAGCCATGGCCGTGGCCTCGCCACTGGGATAGCACTCGGGAGAAACCAGCACCAGGCGCTCCAGCCCCATCACTTTCATCGCCCGCGCCGTCGCCCCGATATTGCCCGGATGGGTGGTACCGACCAGGACGATGCGAATACTGTCAGAGACTCGAGTCATGGCGGAGAGTTTACTATTTCCGACATGACGTCGATCAGCAAACTCTGGAGCGGCCGACTACCTGTTCATGTGCAGCCTGAACCACTCCAGGTTCCGTTGCATGCTTTCCAGCATCAACTCGGGTTCTCGCAGGGTGTGGCCGGAGTCCGGATAGAGAACGACATCGTGCGGGGTCCCGTGCCGCCAGAAACCCTTGCCGAGCTGCAACGCCTCCACCGCCGCAGACCGTTCTCCGGCCTCGATGAGCGTGGCCGTGTTCTCGACAAGTCGCTTCTGTAGCGCCGGGGATACGGCCAGGTATCGCTCCGGCGTGTCCCACGGTGTTCCCCCGATCATGGGCTCCTGGATGAATCGATTGCGTCTTCCTTCCATTGCCAGATACAGACTGAAGGCATTGCCCATGCCCTCGGAGAACGAGGCCGCCTTGAACCCTGGCCCGGCACCGGCCACCAGTGGACCCAATCCGGCACCGTGACTGTGGCCAATCAGGCCCAGCCGATGGCCGTCGATATCGGCGCGTTCGCTGACAGTCTCAACGCCGGTTTGCACGTCATCGACCGATTCCTCGCCCAGGGTGAACTGACGAAACTCGCGACCGAAGGAAGACGTGCCACGATAGTGGACTACGAGCACGGCATATCCCCGCGTAACAAACTTTGTGAGCGGGTACGCCCAGGTCATCCGTGGATAGAGAGAGAACTGATTGGTGACCACAAAGGCTGGCCCGCCGGCCAGAAAGACCAGCAACGGAGCCGGCCGGTCCGGCGACGCTTCCTCCGGCGTGAGCAACCAGCCCGACACCTGTGTCCGGTCGGAGGATCGCCACGAAACCGCTTTTGCCTCGGGAAGGTTCAACTTGGCCTGACGCGCGTTGAAGTGCGTGACCTGGGAGGCGGCTTCGGTCAGCGGATCGCCGACATGAACCTCTGGTGGTCGGGCCGTGCTCTGCTCGACCCAGGCGGCTTTCTCCACGCCATCAGCAAAGGAGAAACGCTGGTGACTGTCGTTCGTGACCCGAGACGGACGCAGCTTTCCTGATTCCACCTCCAGCGTGTAGAGGCCGTGACGGGCCTCGGCGATACGCTCGACCAACAGGGTTTCATCATCACGCCAGTGGATCGCGCGGGCGTTGAGTTCACGCCTGGCGGCTTTGACCGGAAACCAGGTCTCGGAGGAGTGGAGGTCGTGTACCCCCAGGTCGGCAACGCTGGCCATGCCATAGGAGTAGTCGGTGCGCGAGAACACCAGCCGCTGGCCATCGGGCGACCAGCTCGGTGCTGAATGGGCCACCCGGCCCTCGAACGGGCTGTCATCGATGCCATCCCGGCCCGCCTGCAGCAGGGTCGTCGCCCCGCTCGCAATGTCCAGCAGGCGCAGGTCCGCTCCTTCGCTGGGCCGGCGGCCCACGGGCGGTGGTGAATTCAGGGTGATCAAGGCCACTTGGGCGCCATCGGGGCTCAATGAAAAGTCCTGGACCGACCGATCTTCACTCAGGACTTCGGCCGACTCAGACGGACCCTGCTGTATCCACAGGCGTCCACGACGAGGCACCGGTTGGTATGGGTGCTGTAGCACGCCCTGCAGAAGGCGAGTCTGCGAGAAGCTTTCAAGATCCACGGAGATCCCGCGCCGACCCCGCTCCGTCAGGGCGCGCGGACGCCCCACCGGCTCTCGCGTGGTGTAGACCAGGAGCTGCCCGCCCGGCCCCAATGCAAAATCCGACACGCCTCTGGCCGCGTCGGTCAGCGCCTCGAAGCCATCACCTTCCGGAGCACCCGCCAACACCTGTCGCCCGCCGCCGCCCTCGGGCGCTGCCAGCATCACCAGCTGCTGGCCATCCGGATG from Wenzhouxiangella sp. AB-CW3 includes:
- a CDS encoding RNA methyltransferase; the protein is MTRVSDSIRIVLVGTTHPGNIGATARAMKVMGLERLVLVSPECYPSGEATAMASSADDVLARALVVDDFMDAIAGCGLVLGTTARLRSLPQPLLDPRAAAERVVAEAGSHEVALVFGREKSGLNNEEVRHCNWLVNIPTSEQYSSLNLAQAVQILAYELHLAAIGGGPGETVPPDWEPQPPERLEFFFERLEVALREIDFLNPAQPRRLMQRLRRLYLRARPDENELNILNGIVSAMLETARERSEEKD
- a CDS encoding alpha/beta hydrolase family protein, with translation MRFISASLAGFGVAMSAIAAQPQLVDFIDYAEIRSIDMAPDGEHVLVETRHADPEANDVEDRFWLVPTDTTSSVRELAVPEGASQVQWHPDGQQLVMLAAPEGGGGRQVLAGAPEGDGFEALTDAARGVSDFALGPGGQLLVYTTREPVGRPRALTERGRRGISVDLESFSQTRLLQGVLQHPYQPVPRRGRLWIQQGPSESAEVLSEDRSVQDFSLSPDGAQVALITLNSPPPVGRRPSEGADLRLLDIASGATTLLQAGRDGIDDSPFEGRVAHSAPSWSPDGQRLVFSRTDYSYGMASVADLGVHDLHSSETWFPVKAARRELNARAIHWRDDETLLVERIAEARHGLYTLEVESGKLRPSRVTNDSHQRFSFADGVEKAAWVEQSTARPPEVHVGDPLTEAASQVTHFNARQAKLNLPEAKAVSWRSSDRTQVSGWLLTPEEASPDRPAPLLVFLAGGPAFVVTNQFSLYPRMTWAYPLTKFVTRGYAVLVVHYRGTSSFGREFRQFTLGEESVDDVQTGVETVSERADIDGHRLGLIGHSHGAGLGPLVAGAGPGFKAASFSEGMGNAFSLYLAMEGRRNRFIQEPMIGGTPWDTPERYLAVSPALQKRLVENTATLIEAGERSAAVEALQLGKGFWRHGTPHDVVLYPDSGHTLREPELMLESMQRNLEWFRLHMNR